The window TGTTATAAGCTTATTGTATAAAAATATATTAGGATTTTACTCAAGGGAAAATGTCCAATTTGTTAATTTTCTAGTCATTACACAACTATTACTCCATCAACCCCCTACGCTATAAAACTTCACTTCCCGCAGCTTTAATAAAATTTTTAAAACAAATCTGTCAATTCAATCTCTCATGCAAAGGAATTTACACTATAAACACGAATATTATATAGAAAAACTAACAAAGGAGTATTTAACATGATTTTTTTCGGAATCTTATTGCTCATTTTTTTAATCGGGATTTACCCATTTTGGGATAAAAAATATACGAAAAGGTTGGAGGCAACAGGTCATGAAGCCGATCGTATCTCTTATTTTAAATATGTCATCTATTCAGAATGGACGATTACCTTTCTCCTTTTGGTGGCTGTGTCCGTTTCTTCTACGAAATTAGCACAAATTGGTCTGAAGTTGCCAGATGAGAATTCGGTTCAATTTTTAGGGATGTTATCAGGATTTTTAGTTGGGATCCTAGCGGTTACGTTTATTTTATCTCGGATTCCTTTTTATCAAAAATATCAAAAACTACAAACAAATAATGTTTCCTATTTAATTCCTACCGGTAAGCTTGATAAACGATATGCGGTGATGACTGCTATTACAGCAGGCATATGCGAGGAAATTATTTATAGAGGATTCCTGCTACACTTTCTATCACGTTCACCTTTTTCACTTGAAGGCAGCTTATTGCTCCTAACGGGTGCTGTTATTTTCGGTATTGCTCATTATTACCAAGGCTGGAAGGGAGTCATGTTAACGGGTCTAGTTGGTTTTGCGTTATCAAGAGTATATGTTGAAACCGGCAGTTTGATTTTTCCTATCCTTTTACATATCTTGATTGATTTACGCTTTATGCTTTTCGTAAAAAAGGATTAATACATTTAAAGAAGAGGGTTGATAGAATGAAGCGTTCAAAAAAACGAAACAATCTGACTCTCCTATTTTTTACGGGGTATGTATTTTTGCTAATCTCCTTAATTGCGGGTGTCATGTTTATTGATTCTCCTATCAAAAGTGAATCAATTAGTACAGCCCTGGTGGATTCAACGTTTAAGGAAGCGATAGAATCCTATGAAACGAAGCAGGAAGAGAAAAAGAAAG of the Bacillus tuaregi genome contains:
- a CDS encoding CPBP family intramembrane glutamic endopeptidase, whose protein sequence is MIFFGILLLIFLIGIYPFWDKKYTKRLEATGHEADRISYFKYVIYSEWTITFLLLVAVSVSSTKLAQIGLKLPDENSVQFLGMLSGFLVGILAVTFILSRIPFYQKYQKLQTNNVSYLIPTGKLDKRYAVMTAITAGICEEIIYRGFLLHFLSRSPFSLEGSLLLLTGAVIFGIAHYYQGWKGVMLTGLVGFALSRVYVETGSLIFPILLHILIDLRFMLFVKKD